The genomic DNA TCCGCGGATGCAGTACGATCCTACGCATCCCGATGCGGACCCGAAAGGGTATGTGGCATATCCCAATGTAAACGTTGTGGAGGAGATGGCTGACATGATGGCTGCAACGAGGGCTTACGAGGCAAACGTTACAGCCTCGAAGGCTGCGATGAGTATGGAAATGAAGGCGCTAGAGCTGCTGAAATAGCTCCAGCCGACAGTTGATGTACATTTTTCGGAGCGGCTCAACTTGTTCAGTAATAAAGCTCTTACACTATGAAAAAGCATGGCATGCGGTGCTGGTCGTTTGCTGCCTGGGGGCTCGGCAGATATTAAAAATGGCTGCCAGTTGCTGCTGGACTACTGACGGAGTAATCTCCAAATTCAGCAAATCCGCGGCAGTTGTTCACCTGCCAGCATCTCAACCGCCCGGATTCCTCCGATGGAGGTTTGCAGCTGTACTTTTCCGCCGCCGGTTCCGGTTACTTCACCGATAATCGCACTGTTCTTCCCGAGAGGGTGCTTACGCATGCGGGCCAGCACCCGGTCGACAGCATCCGGAGCTACAAAAAGTAAAAGCTTGCCTTCATTCGCCACGTAGAGCGGGTCCAGCCCCAGCAATGAACAGGCTCCCTTGACTGCTTTTCCCATCGGCAGAGCCGCTTCTTCAAGCATTACCGTTACCTCGGACTGAACGGCTATTTCCTTGATGGTTGTCGCAACTCCTCCTCGGGTCGGATCGCGTAACACATGGACAGCCTCCCCCCCTTCTTTCAGAAGCTCTTCAACCAGCCCGTTGAGAGGGGCGCAGTCACTGGTAATTTCCGTTTCCAGTTCCAGCCCCTCCCGTGAAGCCAGCACGGCAATCCCGTGGTCCCCGATGGTGCCGTTGATTATGATTCTGTCCCCCTGCTGGGCGCGGCTACCGTCGATCCGATAATCATAGTCGTAAACGCCTACGCCTGAAGTATTTATAAATATCTTATCCGCCTTGCCTCGGGGGACGACCTTGGTATCCCCGGTTACGATTGTTACCCC from Geobacter sp. DSM 9736 includes the following:
- the hypE gene encoding hydrogenase expression/formation protein HypE; translation: MDKDLILLGHGSGGKLSHQLLSGLIIPVLSGKSPDEQNDAALVSHGGRRFAFTTDSYVVDPIFFPGGNIGELAVYGTVNDLAMVGARPLCLSVGLIIEEGFSRGDLTIILKAMRQAADQAGVTIVTGDTKVVPRGKADKIFINTSGVGVYDYDYRIDGSRAQQGDRIIINGTIGDHGIAVLASREGLELETEITSDCAPLNGLVEELLKEGGEAVHVLRDPTRGGVATTIKEIAVQSEVTVMLEEAALPMGKAVKGACSLLGLDPLYVANEGKLLLFVAPDAVDRVLARMRKHPLGKNSAIIGEVTGTGGGKVQLQTSIGGIRAVEMLAGEQLPRIC